A single genomic interval of Chloroflexota bacterium harbors:
- the gcvT gene encoding glycine cleavage system aminomethyltransferase GcvT, with protein sequence MAEGDYTDFFNLDISEADPATDLIIGFEEERQARQIILIPSESLCPLAVRQALGSVFNNVYAEGYPPLRMTRDDEDLLLDFGHQLAYYRRYADRRFYKGVNYVHFVETLAGRRAAEAFATRTVPADRIYANVQPLSGAAANLAVYNAFLQDGDTLMGMDLFQGGHLTHGSPFNLSGQRYRVVSYGVDRRIERLDYDAILDLAKAHRPKMIVAGYTSYPWAPDWAAFRQIADAVGALLMADIAHTAGMAIAGVYPNPIGYADIVTFTTHKTLMGPRGAIILTTDEEKAKRIDAAVFPGEQGGPHTNKFAAMCVMFAIARTEKFRRLQKRIVENAVALAEAFQKRGIRVPYGGTNTHLLLVDVSAVPSKTGFPLRGEIAARILELAGIIVNKNTIPGDELTALGSGIRMGTPWVSQRGMTPAHMDRLAGIITEVVTNIQPFSYRGLLGELPRGKIDLDLLEQAKRDVDALVAEVKAETQNRGTGYPHYTITSTDSERARLFFSGEGDEEQAIQATKMGAAIIDTSDAGVLLLSGWRAQPFVQQITTASVAVLEPGQALESFMLKGNGAVLDDITIIRLTRDERGRDRYLVVTNPENTTRVTAWLRGLADGYTLFDPDDLFRKVDGPVVVWDMGTSEVKDEARLVTLQLVGPKSAEVLHRLCPHCPAIGKGQVWHGELAETPVIIVGQSHGYLLLGHPDLLDQVWNAFIGAGAEPGGPITRKMLRTAAGLPIYTLRGEDNRPSGRDMHRNGFASRFSLTKPYFIGQSTLRELASPANKEVFVWNAPQDVPLKRTPLYEWHSAHTRKIIPFAGWEMPIWYSSLAEEHEAVRNAAGLFDVAHMGVLEVSGPHAASFLDTVFTNYVRWIEDGQSLYGYLMDPDGRCMDDVMIYRRASDRFLLVVNAVNAEKDLAWLQAVNSRHYLIDREYPAREVEAQVTIRDLKDPASNTARRIDIALQGPNSLAILQRLASNASARRDLATIARTEFVEMPLAGMDLIIARTGYTGEEIGYELFVHPDEALHLWELLLEKGASLGIRPCGLAARDSTRIEAGLPLYGHELAGDYGIVPAEAGFAPYVKFHKPFFIGRAHCIRQEMEKTMEVVRFRVSEAGVPAVRPGDPVVNKRGHYIGRVTSATLVRGYQIGMAYVEKRYNQAGTPLAIFPQSLSKGSGGKPVEALTVGDRVALPVEATVLERFPQPEEKLTWRLPGEE encoded by the coding sequence ATGGCTGAAGGTGATTACACCGATTTTTTCAATCTGGACATTTCTGAAGCGGATCCGGCGACAGATCTTATCATTGGCTTTGAGGAGGAGCGCCAAGCACGGCAGATCATCCTCATCCCCAGTGAAAGCCTGTGCCCGTTGGCTGTGCGTCAGGCTCTGGGCTCGGTCTTCAACAATGTTTATGCAGAGGGCTATCCGCCCTTGCGCATGACCCGCGACGATGAAGACCTTCTTTTGGACTTCGGTCACCAATTGGCCTACTATCGTCGCTATGCGGACCGGCGTTTCTACAAGGGCGTGAATTACGTACATTTCGTAGAAACGCTGGCGGGACGCCGCGCCGCCGAGGCCTTTGCCACACGCACTGTCCCCGCAGACCGCATCTATGCCAACGTACAACCGCTCTCCGGTGCGGCAGCCAACTTGGCTGTGTACAACGCTTTCTTGCAGGACGGCGATACCCTTATGGGGATGGATCTTTTCCAGGGTGGGCACCTAACCCATGGTAGCCCGTTCAATCTGTCAGGCCAACGCTACCGCGTCGTCTCCTATGGTGTGGACCGGCGTATAGAGCGGCTGGACTATGATGCTATCCTGGACTTGGCGAAGGCTCACCGACCCAAAATGATCGTCGCTGGCTACACCTCTTACCCTTGGGCTCCTGATTGGGCAGCCTTTCGGCAGATCGCCGACGCAGTGGGAGCATTACTTATGGCCGACATCGCTCACACTGCGGGGATGGCCATCGCCGGTGTGTATCCCAACCCCATTGGTTATGCTGACATCGTTACCTTTACCACGCACAAGACGCTGATGGGCCCCCGCGGCGCGATTATCTTGACCACGGACGAGGAGAAAGCCAAACGGATTGATGCTGCGGTCTTCCCTGGGGAGCAAGGCGGCCCACACACCAATAAATTCGCTGCGATGTGCGTCATGTTTGCCATCGCCCGTACTGAGAAATTCCGGCGCCTTCAGAAGCGTATCGTGGAGAACGCAGTGGCCCTAGCCGAAGCGTTCCAAAAACGAGGGATACGGGTTCCCTATGGGGGGACAAACACGCATCTGCTCTTAGTAGACGTCAGCGCTGTGCCGAGCAAGACTGGCTTCCCTTTGCGCGGCGAGATCGCAGCCCGCATCTTGGAACTGGCGGGCATCATCGTGAACAAAAACACCATCCCAGGTGACGAACTCACCGCTTTGGGCAGCGGTATCCGCATGGGTACACCCTGGGTATCGCAGCGAGGCATGACCCCCGCGCACATGGATCGTCTAGCTGGGATCATCACTGAGGTGGTAACAAATATCCAGCCTTTCTCTTATCGCGGGCTCTTGGGTGAACTTCCGCGTGGTAAGATTGACCTCGATCTACTGGAGCAGGCCAAGCGTGACGTGGACGCCTTGGTCGCCGAAGTCAAAGCCGAAACCCAAAACCGTGGTACCGGTTACCCTCACTACACTATCACCTCAACGGATTCAGAACGCGCTCGTCTGTTCTTTTCAGGAGAGGGAGATGAAGAGCAAGCCATCCAGGCAACAAAGATGGGTGCTGCAATCATTGACACCAGCGACGCTGGCGTGTTGCTGCTAAGCGGGTGGCGTGCACAACCTTTTGTTCAACAAATTACGACTGCCAGTGTGGCGGTTCTCGAACCCGGTCAGGCGCTTGAGAGTTTCATGTTGAAGGGCAACGGCGCGGTGTTGGATGATATTACAATCATTCGCTTAACTCGTGATGAGCGAGGTCGCGATCGTTACCTCGTTGTTACGAACCCGGAAAATACAACCCGGGTAACTGCTTGGTTGCGTGGCCTGGCCGATGGCTACACCTTGTTCGACCCCGACGATCTCTTCCGCAAGGTAGATGGTCCCGTTGTGGTCTGGGATATGGGCACTTCTGAAGTTAAAGACGAGGCCCGGTTGGTCACCTTGCAGTTGGTGGGACCGAAGTCAGCGGAGGTGCTGCACAGGCTATGCCCTCATTGCCCTGCTATCGGGAAGGGTCAAGTCTGGCATGGGGAACTGGCCGAAACACCGGTTATTATTGTGGGACAGAGCCATGGATATCTCCTACTTGGCCATCCAGACTTGTTAGATCAAGTATGGAACGCGTTCATCGGTGCTGGGGCAGAGCCTGGGGGACCTATTACGCGCAAGATGTTGCGCACAGCTGCGGGTTTGCCAATCTACACGCTGCGAGGTGAAGACAATAGGCCCTCTGGGAGAGACATGCACCGCAACGGCTTTGCCAGTCGTTTTTCGCTAACAAAGCCTTATTTCATTGGCCAGAGTACTCTGCGTGAATTGGCGTCGCCCGCTAACAAAGAGGTATTTGTCTGGAATGCTCCGCAAGATGTGCCACTCAAGCGTACGCCGCTTTACGAGTGGCACAGTGCCCACACCCGCAAGATCATCCCATTCGCCGGGTGGGAGATGCCAATCTGGTATAGCAGCCTGGCTGAGGAGCACGAGGCAGTACGCAATGCTGCTGGCCTATTCGATGTCGCCCACATGGGTGTGTTGGAGGTGAGTGGCCCCCATGCGGCGAGTTTCTTGGACACTGTTTTCACTAACTATGTCCGTTGGATTGAAGATGGCCAGTCGCTCTACGGTTACCTGATGGATCCCGACGGGCGGTGCATGGACGATGTCATGATCTATCGCCGCGCTTCAGATCGCTTTCTCCTTGTGGTGAATGCTGTCAACGCCGAAAAGGATTTGGCTTGGCTGCAGGCGGTGAACTCTCGGCATTACCTGATTGACCGCGAATACCCAGCCCGCGAGGTCGAGGCGCAAGTGACCATCCGTGATCTCAAGGATCCCGCCTCTAACACCGCTCGGCGCATAGATATCGCACTCCAAGGACCGAATTCATTGGCTATCTTGCAGCGCTTGGCCTCTAATGCCAGCGCCAGGCGCGATCTAGCGACTATCGCCCGGACAGAATTCGTGGAAATGCCCCTGGCGGGTATGGATCTAATCATAGCGCGCACGGGCTACACTGGCGAAGAGATAGGATATGAACTCTTTGTTCATCCCGATGAGGCCCTGCACCTATGGGAACTGCTCCTGGAGAAAGGTGCTTCGTTGGGTATCCGACCCTGTGGCCTGGCAGCACGCGACTCAACGCGTATCGAGGCGGGGTTGCCGCTCTACGGCCATGAACTTGCCGGTGACTATGGCATCGTGCCCGCTGAGGCTGGCTTCGCACCCTATGTCAAGTTCCATAAGCCCTTTTTCATCGGGCGCGCCCACTGCATTCGCCAAGAGATGGAAAAGACCATGGAGGTCGTTCGCTTCCGGGTGAGCGAAGCCGGGGTCCCCGCGGTGCGCCCAGGGGACCCGGTAGTCAATAAGCGTGGCCACTATATTGGGCGCGTGACAAGTGCGACGTTGGTGCGAGGTTACCAGATTGGCATGGCCTACGTAGAAAAGCGCTACAACCAGGCCGGGACGCCACTCGCTATCTTCCCTCAATCGCTGAGTAAAGGCAGCGGCGGAAAGCCAGTGGAGGCTTTGACAGTAGGCGATCGCGTGGCTTTGCCGGTCGAGGCTACCGTGCTGGAGCGCTTCCCACAGCCGGAAGAAAAGTTGACCTGGCGTTTGCCAGGTGAAGAGTGA
- the gcvPB gene encoding aminomethyl-transferring glycine dehydrogenase subunit GcvPB, with product MTEPLIFEISRPGRKAFSLPELDVPETELPDEYLREDLPLPEVSEVDLIRHYIRLSQLNYGVDTGFYPLGSCTMKYNPKVNEVAARFPGFTRTHPYQDHWTVQGNLHLMYLLQEFLKEIAGFAAVSLQPAAGAHGELTGVLMIRAYHRSRGEGHRTIMLIPDSAHGTNPASTTMSGYECVEIRSDKRGNVDLRHLRAHCDERVAGLMLTNPNTLGLFDEHVQEIVELVHGCGGLLYGDGANLNATMGIVKPGDLGFDVMHFNLHKTFSTPHGGGGPGAGPVGVSKALQPFLPGPIVDREKVEVKEEEGGETEEYWHYFFREPEQSIGRVKSFYGNFGVLVRAYTYIRMMGAEGLREVSENAVINANYLRTKLKAVYPLPFDRVCMHEFVLSGRLPDAPDIHTVDIAKRLIDYGFHPPTIYFPLIVPEALMIEPTETESIETLDAFAKALIEIAREAKEEPELLRSAPHVTPVSRLDEVRAARQPILRWKPGE from the coding sequence ATGACTGAACCATTGATCTTCGAAATCAGCCGCCCAGGGCGCAAGGCTTTCTCGCTACCCGAGCTGGATGTGCCAGAGACCGAACTTCCAGACGAATATCTGCGCGAAGATTTGCCACTCCCCGAAGTGAGTGAAGTGGATCTCATTCGCCATTACATCCGGCTCTCGCAACTGAACTACGGCGTGGACACCGGTTTCTACCCGCTTGGTTCATGCACAATGAAATACAACCCCAAGGTGAACGAGGTGGCAGCCCGTTTTCCCGGTTTCACTCGCACCCACCCTTACCAGGATCATTGGACAGTGCAGGGGAACCTGCATCTAATGTATCTGCTCCAAGAGTTTCTGAAAGAGATCGCCGGATTCGCGGCAGTGTCATTGCAACCGGCCGCCGGAGCGCATGGAGAACTAACGGGCGTGCTGATGATCCGTGCCTATCACCGTTCCCGGGGCGAGGGACACCGCACCATCATGCTCATCCCAGATTCGGCTCATGGCACGAACCCCGCCTCCACCACTATGAGCGGCTATGAATGCGTGGAAATCAGGTCCGATAAACGGGGGAATGTCGATCTGCGTCACCTGCGGGCTCACTGCGATGAACGGGTAGCCGGGTTGATGCTCACCAACCCCAACACCCTTGGGCTCTTCGACGAACACGTGCAAGAGATCGTCGAATTGGTGCATGGCTGCGGTGGATTGCTCTACGGTGATGGGGCCAACTTGAACGCCACTATGGGTATCGTCAAGCCAGGCGACTTGGGCTTTGACGTAATGCATTTCAATCTGCACAAGACTTTCTCTACGCCCCATGGTGGGGGTGGGCCTGGAGCAGGGCCTGTCGGCGTCTCGAAGGCGCTCCAACCTTTTCTGCCAGGGCCGATCGTGGACCGCGAAAAGGTGGAGGTAAAAGAGGAAGAGGGTGGCGAGACAGAAGAATACTGGCACTACTTCTTCAGGGAACCTGAGCAGAGCATCGGGCGGGTGAAATCGTTCTACGGCAACTTCGGCGTTTTAGTGCGAGCCTATACCTACATCCGCATGATGGGTGCAGAAGGCCTGCGTGAAGTCAGCGAGAACGCCGTTATTAACGCCAACTATCTGCGGACCAAACTTAAGGCAGTTTATCCGCTGCCATTCGACCGAGTGTGTATGCATGAATTTGTCCTATCCGGCAGATTACCCGATGCCCCAGACATACACACGGTGGACATCGCCAAACGACTAATAGATTACGGCTTCCACCCGCCCACAATTTACTTCCCGCTCATCGTGCCCGAAGCGCTGATGATTGAGCCGACGGAGACCGAGAGCATCGAAACATTGGATGCTTTCGCCAAGGCACTGATTGAGATCGCGCGGGAAGCCAAAGAAGAGCCAGAGTTGCTTCGATCTGCGCCTCATGTCACCCCGGTTTCGCGTTTAGACGAGGTACGGGCAGCACGCCAGCCAATCCTCCGCTGGAAGCCGGGAGAATGA
- the gcvPA gene encoding aminomethyl-transferring glycine dehydrogenase subunit GcvPA: protein MPYIPNTDADRKAMLHAIGVRDVGRLFADIPKELRYPSLNLPPPLSEMEILQELQSISEMNADLDHFACFLGAGAYNHFVPSTVNHVLSRSEFLTAYTPYQPEVSQGTLQTIFEYQSMICVLTGMEVANASHYDGATSMAEAVIMAVNVGRGKRRKVILSPSIHPEYRAVVRTYTQGMELDIVGDDDYDHSLADLAALVDENTCCLIVQVPDFFGALENPADLQAVADAVHAAGGLFVVSADPIALGLFKAPGDYGADIVVGEGQSLGGGLNFGGPYLGYFACREKYVHKMAGRLVGQTVDTQGRRGFVLTLSAREQHIRREKASSNICSNEALMALAAGVYLATLGRSGLRLVAELCYHKAHYAARRIAQIEGYEIQGHKPFFKEFVVRCPLPAAEINNYLLDVYSIIGGYDLGSLNPNWQDSMLLCVTEMNSMEEIEDLVTALEEVGS, encoded by the coding sequence ATGCCATATATTCCAAACACCGATGCTGACCGCAAAGCCATGCTGCACGCCATCGGCGTAAGGGATGTCGGCAGGCTCTTCGCCGACATCCCCAAAGAGCTGCGCTATCCATCACTGAATCTGCCTCCGCCGCTCTCCGAGATGGAGATCTTACAAGAATTGCAGTCCATCAGCGAAATGAATGCTGATTTGGACCATTTTGCTTGTTTCCTGGGCGCAGGGGCCTACAACCATTTCGTGCCCAGCACGGTGAACCACGTCCTTTCTCGCTCCGAGTTTCTGACCGCTTACACCCCTTACCAGCCCGAGGTCAGCCAAGGAACATTGCAGACCATTTTCGAGTATCAGAGCATGATTTGCGTCCTCACCGGCATGGAAGTAGCCAATGCCTCGCACTACGATGGGGCGACATCTATGGCCGAGGCAGTGATTATGGCGGTGAATGTAGGGCGAGGCAAGCGCCGCAAAGTCATCCTCTCGCCTAGTATCCATCCCGAGTATCGGGCCGTGGTGCGCACCTACACCCAAGGCATGGAACTGGATATTGTGGGCGATGATGACTACGACCATTCTCTGGCTGATCTAGCGGCTTTAGTTGACGAGAACACCTGCTGTCTGATCGTGCAGGTGCCAGATTTCTTTGGGGCCCTGGAGAACCCGGCCGACCTGCAGGCAGTTGCCGATGCGGTCCATGCTGCGGGCGGCCTGTTTGTAGTTAGCGCTGACCCCATCGCTTTGGGTCTCTTCAAAGCACCAGGCGATTACGGCGCAGATATCGTAGTGGGCGAGGGGCAATCGTTGGGCGGTGGCCTAAATTTTGGCGGACCCTATTTGGGCTACTTCGCCTGCCGCGAGAAATACGTGCACAAAATGGCTGGACGACTGGTAGGCCAGACCGTAGACACTCAGGGGCGGCGCGGCTTCGTGCTCACACTCTCCGCGCGCGAGCAACACATTCGCCGCGAGAAAGCTTCGTCTAATATCTGCTCCAACGAAGCATTGATGGCACTGGCTGCAGGTGTCTATCTCGCCACGTTGGGCCGCTCCGGCTTGCGGTTGGTAGCGGAACTGTGTTACCACAAGGCCCATTACGCAGCCCGGCGTATCGCCCAGATCGAGGGTTATGAAATACAGGGCCACAAGCCCTTCTTCAAAGAGTTCGTCGTGCGTTGCCCGCTGCCAGCAGCCGAGATCAACAACTATCTGCTAGACGTGTATAGCATTATCGGCGGTTATGACCTGGGTTCGCTAAATCCAAACTGGCAAGATTCCATGCTCCTGTGCGTGACAGAAATGAACTCCATGGAGGAAATCGAGGACCTGGTCACCGCATTGGAGGAGGTGGGCTCATGA
- the gcvH gene encoding glycine cleavage system protein GcvH: MAEYPKDVKYLESHEWIRLEGKEGTIGISDYAQEELNDVVYVELPEVGDTFQKGEVFATVESVKAASDVYMPMSGTIIAVNGALADSPQLVNQDPYGAGWFVKIEVSNPSEYDDLLDAEAYRKICEEQAAKGGH, encoded by the coding sequence ATGGCCGAATATCCCAAAGACGTGAAGTATCTCGAATCCCATGAATGGATCCGACTGGAAGGCAAGGAGGGCACCATTGGCATCAGCGACTACGCTCAGGAAGAACTCAACGATGTGGTCTATGTCGAGTTGCCGGAAGTTGGTGATACCTTCCAGAAAGGCGAGGTTTTCGCCACCGTTGAATCGGTCAAGGCTGCTTCGGATGTGTATATGCCCATGAGCGGGACGATCATCGCTGTGAATGGAGCGCTAGCCGATTCTCCCCAACTTGTGAACCAGGACCCATACGGCGCAGGCTGGTTCGTTAAGATCGAGGTATCCAACCCCAGCGAGTACGACGACCTTCTCGACGCCGAGGCCTATCGCAAAATCTGTGAGGAGCAGGCCGCGAAGGGAGGGCATTAG
- a CDS encoding radical SAM protein produces MGVSLGTAAVLGLRHLRTETLPTTAYLLVGNRCIMNCAFCAQARESTARADALSRVIWPSYPTHEVLTALANAPVKRVCLQVPVKRGYLERTIVLVQSIRESTLAPICTAIHVHDLEEVQALLDAGAERVTLALDAACRRVYHIVRGGNWSKQLALLKSAAKNFPGHIGTHLIVGLGETEAEMLARLQEMVDWGVTVGLFAFTPLVGTAMAGREPPSLASYRRIQAAYHLLQRGLRRLEDYRFSADGRVVSFGVDSDTLQNWLADGLAFQTIGCPGCNRPYYNERPGHIPYNYPRPLRADEAKEAVEIVAASNNQ; encoded by the coding sequence GTGGGCGTTTCATTGGGCACGGCAGCAGTGTTGGGGCTGCGCCATCTGCGGACCGAGACATTGCCCACCACCGCGTACCTGCTGGTAGGTAATCGGTGTATCATGAACTGTGCTTTCTGTGCTCAGGCACGGGAGAGCACTGCCCGCGCCGATGCCCTGTCGCGGGTGATCTGGCCATCCTACCCGACTCACGAAGTTCTCACCGCCCTTGCTAACGCGCCTGTCAAGCGGGTGTGCCTACAAGTCCCGGTCAAACGAGGGTACCTGGAACGAACGATAGTGCTAGTGCAGAGCATCCGAGAATCCACACTTGCGCCCATTTGCACGGCGATACACGTGCACGACTTAGAGGAGGTACAAGCGCTATTAGATGCCGGAGCAGAGCGAGTGACCCTGGCATTGGACGCAGCCTGCCGGCGAGTGTATCACATCGTCCGAGGGGGCAACTGGTCCAAACAGCTAGCACTGTTGAAAAGCGCCGCTAAGAACTTTCCAGGGCACATTGGGACCCACTTGATCGTGGGTCTGGGCGAGACAGAGGCAGAGATGCTCGCCAGACTACAAGAGATGGTGGATTGGGGCGTCACGGTGGGACTATTCGCATTCACCCCACTGGTGGGCACGGCCATGGCTGGCCGCGAGCCACCCTCATTGGCGAGTTATCGCCGTATACAAGCCGCGTATCATCTCCTGCAGCGTGGTTTGCGTCGTTTGGAAGACTATCGTTTCAGCGCAGATGGGAGAGTGGTCTCGTTCGGCGTGGACAGTGACACACTGCAAAATTGGCTGGCCGATGGGCTCGCATTCCAGACCATTGGGTGTCCTGGCTGCAACCGTCCCTATTACAATGAGCGACCGGGCCATATACCTTACAACTACCCTCGCCCATTGAGAGCAGACGAAGCAAAAGAGGCAGTGGAGATAGTGGCAGCAAGCAACAACCAATAA
- a CDS encoding radical SAM protein: MDSAADADRAAQRANAWRARAKALPTEIIFHQPRRTIAVSLTGAYCALNCAHCGGHYLRAMTPISRVLPNGATSFLISGGCDHLGRVPVANHLDDVARLRPGHRLNWHVGLIGEEEAQAIAPLVDIVSFDLIGDEETIQEVYGLDCGVEAYLHTYKMLCRYVRVVPHIIIGLRGGQLGHELPALLTLEKLGAEAIVFLVFIPTPGTRYANRQPPAIEDVVKLLLTAREMFPEMPIYLGCMRPGGRYRSALDPLAVRAGINRIVNPAPAAQREAERLGLRVRWAEECCVL; encoded by the coding sequence ATGGATTCAGCGGCAGACGCAGATCGCGCGGCTCAAAGGGCAAATGCATGGCGCGCTCGCGCGAAGGCCCTTCCTACTGAGATCATCTTCCACCAACCCAGGCGAACTATCGCTGTGAGCCTGACTGGTGCCTATTGTGCGCTAAACTGTGCCCACTGTGGTGGACACTACCTGCGCGCTATGACGCCTATCAGCCGGGTTCTACCAAATGGCGCAACGAGCTTTCTCATCTCTGGCGGGTGTGACCACTTGGGCCGGGTGCCTGTTGCGAATCATCTCGATGACGTTGCTCGTTTGCGCCCAGGGCATCGCCTGAACTGGCATGTTGGCTTGATCGGCGAGGAGGAGGCACAGGCAATCGCCCCCCTGGTTGATATAGTATCCTTCGATCTGATAGGTGACGAGGAGACTATCCAGGAAGTGTACGGTCTCGATTGCGGTGTAGAGGCTTACCTCCACACTTACAAGATGCTGTGTCGCTACGTCCGCGTAGTACCCCACATCATAATAGGCTTGCGTGGTGGACAGTTGGGTCACGAACTGCCGGCCCTGTTGACTTTGGAAAAACTCGGGGCCGAGGCCATTGTTTTCCTGGTCTTCATTCCCACGCCGGGCACGCGCTATGCGAATCGTCAGCCGCCTGCGATTGAGGACGTAGTGAAATTGCTTTTGACCGCGCGGGAGATGTTCCCAGAGATGCCTATTTACCTGGGTTGCATGCGACCTGGCGGGCGTTACCGTAGCGCATTGGACCCTCTAGCCGTGCGAGCGGGGATAAACCGCATTGTCAATCCTGCTCCCGCTGCACAACGTGAAGCCGAACGGCTAGGTCTGCGCGTGCGCTGGGCCGAGGAGTGTTGTGTGTTGTGA
- a CDS encoding histidinol phosphate phosphatase domain-containing protein, which translates to MDWEGKRIDLHTHTTISDGVLLPSELLRRATVLGYGAVAITDHADSSNLEEVLRALLRLAVEQGGDYPLVFLPGVELTHVAPPSIPRLAHRARELGAAVVVVHGETPAEPVAPGTNRAAVTCPNVDVLAHPGLISIEEARLAAENGVYLEITSRQGHCLGNGHVAALARATGAKIIVNTDTHRPSDMMSQNQIRTVAEGAGLSSEEITAALVTNPSELIVSACARLNETRVKIK; encoded by the coding sequence ATGGATTGGGAAGGGAAACGCATAGACCTACATACCCACACCACTATTAGCGATGGGGTGCTGTTGCCCAGCGAGTTACTTCGTCGCGCTACCGTTCTGGGCTACGGCGCGGTAGCTATCACCGACCACGCCGACAGTTCCAATTTAGAGGAGGTGCTGCGCGCCCTCTTGCGCCTTGCTGTTGAGCAGGGCGGGGATTACCCCCTCGTCTTCCTACCCGGTGTCGAACTCACTCATGTCGCCCCACCCAGTATCCCACGGCTGGCACACCGGGCCCGTGAACTGGGTGCTGCTGTAGTGGTTGTGCATGGCGAGACGCCTGCCGAACCCGTTGCTCCTGGCACGAACCGGGCTGCTGTTACCTGCCCAAATGTGGATGTACTGGCTCATCCTGGCCTGATCAGCATCGAAGAGGCGCGGTTGGCAGCGGAGAATGGCGTGTATTTGGAGATCACCTCGCGCCAAGGACATTGCCTGGGCAATGGTCATGTAGCCGCCTTGGCTCGCGCCACTGGAGCCAAGATAATTGTGAACACTGACACTCATCGTCCCAGTGATATGATGAGCCAGAACCAGATCCGCACCGTGGCCGAAGGGGCCGGGCTTTCTTCGGAGGAGATCACCGCTGCTTTAGTGACTAATCCATCTGAATTGATCGTTTCCGCATGCGCCCGCCTCAACGAAACACGAGTTAAAATTAAATAG